agccaCAAAATGACAACCAACTGCTAAACAACCTTCAATCAAAtagactgaaaactataaaaaaagatatcctagtccagaggacaaagaggaggccacatcaagatggtaggaggggtgattatgctatataagcaaccccatacccatggggtgggaagcccacagactggaaagtaactatcacagagactcacctacgggagtgagagttctgagccccacatcaaactgaccaaaattaaagacaaagagaaaatattgaaagcagctagggaaaagaaacaaataacatacaaagtaAACCTGATAAAAGGTTATCAGAATATTtcttagcagaaactctgcatgtagtccagaagggagtggtatgatatacttaaggtgatgaaaggggaaaaaacaaacaaacaaacaaacaaacaaaaaaactccaacaaagattactctacccatcaaggctctcattcacctttgaaggagaaatcaaaagctttacagacaagcaaaagctaagagaattcagccccactaaaacagctttacaacaaatactaaaggaacttctctaggtagaaaagaaaaggccaaaataaaaataaaaatattacaaatgacaaggctcaccggtAAAGACATACATAAAGGTATGAAATCtcccacacacaaatatgctaccaaaatcagaaatcatgaggagaatacaaatgcaggacactggagatgccgttgcaattaagagaccaacaacttcaaacaatcttgtgtatgtatatatatacatagagagacagacagacagacagactcctatatcaaaacttcagggtaactgcaaaccaaaaatctacaatagatacataaacaaataaaaaaaagcaactcaaatacaacactaaagatagtcagcaaaccaccagagaaaagaataagagaagggaagaaaaaagaccaacaaaaccagTTCCAAAAGCTCAAGAAATgccaataagaacatatatatcaataactaccttaaatgtaagtggattaaatgctccaaccaaaagacatagactgggtgaatggatacaaaaataagaccaatatatatgctgttttcaagaCCCCTCACTTATGgtaacacatacaaattgaaagtgagaggatggaagaaaatattccatgcaaatgggaatcaaaagaaagctggagtagcaatactcataccagacaaaataaaccttaaagaacattataagagacaaagaggagttcctgttgtagcacaacagaaacgaatctgactgggaacatgaggttgctggttccatccctggccttgctcagtgggttaaggatctggcattgccatgagctgtggtgtagtttgcagatgcagcttggatctgatgttgctatggctgtggtgcaggccggcagctgtaactgcgattggacccctagcctaggaacctccatatgccgtgggtgcagccctacagagccaaaaaaaaaaaaaaaaaaagaaaaaaagagagagagacaaaggacattacataatgatcaaaggatcaatccaagaagatataacaattgtaaatatatatgcacccaacgtaggatcacctcaatatataaggcaactgctaacaaccttaaaaggagaaattgacaataacacaataatagcaggggccTTTAACACCCCAATTAAACAGCAAAGGataaatcatccagacagaaaatcagcaaggaaacacaggctgtAAATGACGCATTAGACCATAtggacttaatatatatttatagaacatccacccaaaagcagcagaatacacattcttctcaagtgcacatggaacattctctaagattgaccatattttgggccacaaatcaagccttggtaatttaagaaaattgaaataatatcaagcattttttctgaccacaatgctgtatgactggaaataaacaagaaaaaaactgcaaaaatcacaaacacgtggagactgtgtaccaccaatggatcactgaagaaatcaaagaggaaattaaaactaCCCAGAAGCAAACAAAGAtataacaatccaaaacctatgggatgcagcagaaacaggtctaagagggaagttaataacaatacaagcctacctcagttaacaagaaaaagctcaaataacctaactttacatataaagcaACTACAGagagaacagataagacctaaagtcagcagaagaaagtgaataataaaaatcagagcagaaagaaatgaaatagaaatgaagaaaaccttagaaaagatcaatgaaactaaaagctggttctttgaaaagatcaacaaaattgataaactcttagccagacttatcaagaaaaaaagagaactcaaatataattagaaatgaaaaagaagttacaatggacattccagaaataaaaaggatcataagaaacaaCTACaagcaaccatatgccaataaaataggcaacttagatgaaatggacaaattctttgaaaagtacagccttccaagactaaaccaagactaaatagaaaagatatatggaccaatcacaagtactgaaattgaaactgtgatttaaaaacttccaacaaacaaaagtccatgaccagaaggcttcacaggagAACTCTATCAAACATGTAAAGAAGAGCTAACacatatccttctgaaactatttcaaaaaattgcagaggaaggaacactcccaaactcattctatgaggccactatcactctgataccaaaacctgacaaagataccacaaaaaaaaaaaaagaaaattaaaggccagtATGActgatgaacatatatgcaaatatcatcaacaaaatactagcaaactgaatccaacagtacattaaaagtattgtacatcatgatcaagtgggatttatcccatggaTGAAAGCAttcttcaacatctgcaaatcaatcagtgtgatacaccaccttaactgaagaataaaaaccatatgatcctctcaatagatgcagaaaaagcttttgacataatccaacatccatttctgataaaaaccctccagaaagtgggcacagaggggacctacctcaacatagtaaaggccatatacaacaaacccacagctaacatcatttcaatggtgaaaagctgaaagaattccttatgagatcaggaacaagacaaggatgaccactctcgccactactattcaacatagttttggaagtcctagccagggcaatcagagaagaaaaagaaataaaaggaatccaaattggaaaggaagaagtaaaactatcactatttgcagatgacatgatactatacctagaaaatcctagagacactaccagaaaactgttagagctcatcagtgaatttggcaagttacaggataccaaattaatacacagaaattgattgatttctatatattaaaaataaaagatcagagagaaattagggaaacaatcccatttaccatcacatcaaaaggaataaaatacttagaaataactctacctaaagaaacaaaatacttgtactctgaaaactataagacactgatgaaagaaatcaaagatgacacaaacagatggaaagacataccatgctcctggattagaagaatcaatattatcaaaatgactatactacacaaggcaatctacagaggcagtgcaatccctatcaaattaccaaggacatttttcacagaactagaacaaaatatattagaatttgtttggaagcacaaaagacccagaatagccaaagccatcctgagaaagaaaaatggagctggaggaatcaggctccttgacttcagactatactacaaagctacagccattgaaacagtatggtactggcataaagacagagatatagatcagtggaacaggatagagaggccagaattaaacccatgcacctacagtcaactaatctgtgacaaaggaagcaagaatatacaatgtagaaaagacagtcccttcaataagttgtgctgggaaaactggacagctacatgtaaaagaatgaaattagaacaattcctaataccatacacaaaaataaactcaaaatggattaaagacctaaacataagaccgaATACTATGAAACACTTACAGGAAAACTTAGGccgaacattctctgacataaaacacagcaatatcttctcagatccagccCCTAGAgtagtgacaataaaaacaaaaataaatagatgcacttaattaaacttaaaagtttctgcacagcaaaggaaatcctaaacaaaaaagacagcccacagaatcagagaaaatatttgcaaatgaaatgactgacaagggattaatctccaaaatttataaacacctcctgcagctcaatactaaaaaaacaaacaaccccatcaaaaaatgggcagaggatctaaacagacaattctccaaagaaaacacagatggccaaaaaacacatgaaaagatgttcagtatcactcattattagagaaatgcaaatcggaactaccatgaagtaccaccttatcctggccagaatggctgtcatcagaaagtctacaaacaataaatgctggaaagggtgtggagaaaagggaaccctattacactgttggtaggaattaaattggtgcaaccactatggaaaacaggatggagattcctcagaaaactaaaaatagaattaccatttgatccagcaatcgcattctggggcatctatccaaagaaaaccatgacttgaaaagatacatgtactccaaagtCCATTGcatactatatacaatagccaagacatggaaacaacctaaatgtccatcaacagaagaacgaataaagacgatgtggtacatatacacaatggaataaaaaggaacgaaataatggcatttgcagcaacagggatggatttagaaattgtcatgctaagttgtcagacagtgagacaccaaagtcatatgctatcacttacatgtggaatctaaaaaaggacacaataaactttctttgaacagatactgactcacagactttgaaaaccttatgttttccaaaggagagagtttgggggtgggaagatgggctggggttttgggatggaaatgctataaaactgagttgtgatgatcattgtacaactataaaagtaataaaattcattgagaaaaaaactgctttctttgctcatccatttAAGTTTTATaacaaagtttgaaatattgcaattACTGAAATGTGACAGACACAAACTGAGCAAATACTGTTGTAAAAATGGCACCAGCAGACTTGAGTGACACAgaattgccacaaaccttcaatttataaaaatgcagtatctgtgaaacagaataaAGTGAGGTTGTCTGTAATGACATGAAATCTTCAATTTATTGCCTCCTCTCAAAAAGACAGAACTTAATTATCCCACATCacaattttaaataggaaaattacctattaaaaaaatctttctgaacAATAGACTCATGGTCAGACCACATATATGCACAGAGAGCTAATTAGCTCTCTTTAAAAAACTGCCAGTATTTTAAGTTGGTTTTACTTACCATGTCAGATATGGTAAATACCTCAGAGGGAAATAACTGTACTGGCTTAAATGGTGTCCCTCCCTAAATTCATGTCTACcaagaacctgtgaatgtgaacTTCTTTGGAGATAGAGTCCTTGCTGATATAATTAAGCTAAAATGGGGTCACATAGTGGATGagagtgggccctaatccaatgactggtgtccttataagagggaaaCTGGATAGGGATAGACACACAGGGAAAATGTCATGTGAGAACAGAAAAAGAGATTGGATTGATACAGCTACAAATTACAAAGTACCAAGGATTGCCAGCCATGGCTAGAAGCCAGGAAGAAGCAGGGAAAATTCTCCCCTAGTGCCTTGAGAGGAAGCAAGGCCTTGCTGCCACCCTGGTTttcaacttctagcctccagaactgtgggagaaCAAACctctgttgctttaagccatgAAGTTTGTCCTAATTTGTTTTACTGGCCCTAGCAAATTGATACATTGACTATCTCAAAGTTGTTTAAGTTTGAACTAACCATAAATTTTCAAGTGCTGTACAACTGTATCAAGTGACCTGTCATttgatgtgtctttttcagtcaCCAGGCTGCTTCCAAAAGGCTACAAAGAAAGGCATGGTTTAGGAGACACTTTtgaggttgttgttgttttactatTATCTTATAGCAAAATTATATTAGGGAAAAACAGTTCCTAGAAATAAAGTCACTGTTTTACAAAGAGTTCatacttttattatatattgtcTCAATGTGTTTTAACAACTTCAAGAGTGCTGTGGGATTATATGGAAATAGATGTCTCTTCTGCAAACGGTAAATGGCACCTTGTAGTTCTTCAAAGCACTTTACTGTTTTGTAAGACAGTTCCACCTCAGAGGCAGTGTTATTTGGGGTCATGTCACAATCAACAGGGGAGGGAGTATCAAATTCTTTGGGAACCAGAAGCCTTGACTGAGGCTCCAGGCTAAATTCTTTTTTATCCCTACTTGTTCCAACTGTGTCCTGAATTTTCTTCATTGCTTCTTGGTGTAAAGATGTTAGTCCACTGTTTGTTAAAGGCTGGTTTGTGGATTCGTCTTCAGAATCATCAGAGCTGTCATAATCTACCAGACTCTGAGGAGCTTGGGGTGGAGACAGACTATTATCCTGGAGCGTGGTGTGGGCCTTGCTGGACATCGCAGCCTGCTTCAGTGGTTCTGAAGAAGCATCAGAAGCCCAGAAGACCCGAGCACAAGTATTTCTGTGACTACTGAGAGCAGCCAAAGGACTAGGTTCCCTCTGGTTGCTGCTTCTGTCTTGGACAAGTGAGAAGGTGtgataacaaatatttatgttatCTTTAGACTCTGCTACATCAAAGTACTTGCAAATGGTGAAAAAATTATCCCAGTCTTTTtgcaataattttaaatatctgacaAAATATTCGAGAAAACAGGTTTCTGATGAAATCAAAAAATCAAGAAGAACTGTAGAATCAaatccaatattttttaataagaataaaaaaatacagtgtggATTATAGCCATTTTCATGTGTGTGATGgttccacatttctttttcttgggtcAAACTTTCTGTAGCTTCGCATTCTCTGAAAACAAAGATAACAGAGTCCCCGGATTAATGACTCTTCACAAAAATTAGTTTTGACAGATATAAATCACATACCACAGATTCTCCTATcataatactttttaatttatgcattattttaaaaagaaaaaaaattcaaaccaatCTCCTCCACAAACTCTATATAAATCTGAttcaatgaaataaacaaaatccatTGGTTtggtagttttagtttttatctGCCCAACAAAAAGTCTTCCTGACTCTTCTCCTTTCTACAGGTACCTCATTCCATATggtgaggtggggctggggcctaacctctttcctttccttccacacTTGCCTCACCAGGGGTAGGTGTGTGACCCAGACTGACCAATCAGAGCACCCATGCTCCTGGCCACTGTGATTCCAACAGGAATCTGTGACCCAAGCAGGCTAAGCAGATCTTCCCTGGGACTAGTGCTAAAACTACTGAAGATTATCACTGTAAGGTTGCTGTAAGCCTGGCACTGTTGGTGACCCTGCCTGAGCATGAACTCAGAGCTGTAagatagaaacaaagagaaataatcaAAGACATGATTTTGAGTATCTATATATACAGTTACACCTGATGCCAACTTGACCCCTTAGAATTCCCAATTTAGAGCcaatagattccttttttttttttttgcttagactAGTTTACGTTAGTTTCTATCATTTACATCCAACCAATCTTAACTAATACTATTacactaaaaaaacccaaaacacacaaATGACATGAGCACATGCCTCTGTGAGCATACAAAACTCAAGAAAGTTAGACGTTCACatacaaaatgaatttaattCAGTGGCTTCCTCTTTCCCGAGGAGTAAGAAGTTAGCTTTCAGTACAACTAAGATAGGTTCTAATAGGCATGTGCCTTCAGACTGAATTTGTATTTTACTGTTTCTGAGCCTAATTAAAATCACATGCAGGAATTGTGTTCTTGATTAGAACCTTTTGAATATTGGCCCCAAACACTTATAGTCTGAAAGCAGTCACTGCCAGCAGTGTCATAATACAAGTAGGAACTGGCAACACAGCACTGCACCGACGACCATCAGTAAGAAATCCCTTTCTCTGAAgccaagaaagaaatggaaataaagcaaatactTCAAGGTTTTAATAAAGCAGGAGCAGAAATAGTGTTAAAGGTCATCAGTTATTAACTTCATAACCAATTACAGACATCTGCCACAAGACGACATGACCCAAGTACAGCTGTTTTGATAAAACAGAAATAgtacaaatataaaatgtcatCAGTAACATAACTCCACAATCAATTTCAGATATTTGCCTCAAGATGTTGTCAGCCCCAGTTCAActgtatattaaaatgaaaatttagaacAGCTCCCTGACTTATAAAACTATATTCATTTTTACAAAGGCAATATTCACCTTACAGAACTTAAATACAGAAAAGTTAGTCTTAAAGGTGAAAAGAGATTGGAAACATCAATTAAATTAAGATTTAGACAAGTATATTAAATTACCCCTGGTTATACAGGTAAAGCAAAAAATGGAGACTCAAGCAGAACCCATGTTGTCTAATCTCAGCCTAGCTCTAATCTCTAGATCTGCCTAGTCAGCCAAGTTTTCATAATGAGAGCTCAAATATAATCTATTTTCATGTAGGGGAGGGTTAAAGAGAGGAACTGGAACTTATAAGGAAACCACAAGACtgttagggatttttttccccctaatgatGGAAAGTAAATAGTATGCAcaacacattattaaaaatgtttgctgCCTTCCTGGCATGTAGTTagtataattactttaaaatatacgAACCTGGTCAACTTTAGGTAGACACCCATTGATGCTTTGGCAGCCTCTAGCATGTCATCGTCTTGTTCTATGAAGACCCTAGGCAACCACTCACAAAGATTGTATGACCGCAGAGAGGGCTGAAGGTGAGGCTTTAAGAAGGTCAGTAACTCAAACATGAACctctgtaaatcaacttcaaaaaatgcaaatttcaaaaAGCAGGCAAAGTGTATGAATGCATTAGTAATTTGCctatatataaaaggaaattgTATAATATCTAAAGTGCTTTAAAGTGCATTATCATAATTCACACTTTCAAAAAGTTTGTGAGTTAGGGATCATCTCTACTTTGTAAATAGGAAACTGAGcttcagagaaaaaaagtgaTCCACTCAGTAGGATAAAATGTATAACAGTATCATCTATTTGCCACAATGCCAAATAACTATTTCTGAGAAATAGAAATTACATGAATTCTTGCTAAAAGCATATAAATGAATGAGTAGTAGATAAAAGAAATCCCTTCACTGAATGCTACAGTGTTTGTTACTAGAGGTAACAAtgcaattaaacaaaaataatttgccttcaaaagaacagaaaaaaaatttttgtttaaagtatTAAAAGATAGTACTACTATTAAACACAGCTCAGAAAGATTTTGAGGAGTTTTAActgcaatttaaaatttgaattatataACACACACCATCTAGTGTTGTAAATTATAATTGCACagaattacattttatatgtggttattacaaactaaatgttttccaaagcaaTTCAGGGAAGTCACTGCTTACAATTCAAACCTTTCACTGAAACTATATGCTGCTTGTTTAGAGACATTTACTATTCATTCTTCTGAAATGAAAAGGAGGACATGTCTTCTCCAACACCTACACTGagtatcatattttaaatggCTGCCATCTTTAGACTCTGAATTAACATCCTGGAGATATTATATGACAATTTCTTCATCAATATAACTTCTGACACATTAGTTTTAATTCAATGCTTAAGTATCAATAATCTACATTAGTGAATATactaatttttagaagaaaaatacaaatataccaTAAATGTCTGAATATGAATCGATATACATTGCTTACTTAGAAATGACTcaatagtatctttttttaacCAGTCATTCACTTTACTATACAAATTCAGTTTAGCCCATAAAAGAGACTCCTTTCCTTATAGTAAttctagttctttcttttttttgaagaaaatttaataaattataactaGAATAATACATCAAATTATAATCCTGAGATTTGATAATTATGAATAattctacttcaataaataaCTACCCATTACTTTTTATATAAAAGGAGTTCAGAGaattacctttcatttcttttgctgaaGCACAATTTTGAAACTTGATTTCCAAGGATCTAATGATAAGTAGGCTTGCTGCTCTAAGCATCACATGATCTGGACCAGGGACATGCTCACATCCAGGCTGGACTTCATCACCTCCAAAGCAGGAAGGTTTTCCATGGACAGACAATGTCCTCAATAAGCCCAAATCCACAGCTTGCAGAACAGCATCAGCCAAAGCCAACATATCCACATCGAAATGATGATCTGGCGGCATGAAGGCAGGGACAGATCCCTGACAAACATCTTCACCCATTTTGCAGAGAAGGCACTTTTTGATGAATATGATGAACTTCCTTTTGACAAAAGCCTGAACAGGCCAGGTAATAACATCTAACACACAGGAaggtttcaaaaataaaatcctctGGCAAATGAAATGTAATTTTAGGTGGATTCTGGAGGCTATAAGAAGTTCAAGCAATTCCAAGAAACATATCAAGCTGTTTATTAGTTTAGAAGTATCTTGGTGATTTTCAAAATGCTGAGAAAACAAGGAATTGTAAAAGACTTCAAAAATAGTGTCAAAAGGAGTCAGGAACTGCTTTAGAATTTCTGCAATTATAAAAACAGTAATTATAAACAACAGGGAAAAAAGGATTCTTAAAACACAATTGTAAAATTcaattgttataattattatatgcCTATTATACACAATACTACTCTATATAACATTATTTACTTTATCActttataagacaaaaaaatggaCTGGCTTGCTTACCTTTAACATGAACAAATGAAGATACACAGACTAAGGGCTAATAACCATGGTCAACACCCACTTTACAAATATCAATAACATGTGAAGgctatagaaaaatgaaaagcttgaatttcaatttttttctttttatggccacatctgcggcatatagtagttcctgggctaggggtggaattggagctgcagctgctgacctatgcctcagccatagcaatggtggatccaagccatatgtgacctacacctgcTTGtgtcaacaccggatccataacctactgagagaggccagggattgaaccttcatcctcatggacactctgctgggttcttaatccactgaaccacattgggaactccttcaatttttAATAATAGTGAAGATTtacattacttttcttttaaaaaggtatccttggagttctcactgtggtgcaacaggattggggTGTCACTGGagctctggagcactgggacgcaggttagATGCCCGGctttgtacagtgggttaaggatttggtattgccacagtggtggcagagatcacaactgtggctcagatctgatccctggcctggaaactccatatgctgtggagcagacaaaaagagaaaaaaaaaaagggagaaccTCAATCAAAAAATatggggtgggagttcccgttgtggcgcagtggttaacgaatctgactaggaaccatgaggtttcgggttcggtccctgcccttgctcagtgggttaacgatccggcgtttccgtgagctgtggtgtaggttacagacgcggctctgatcccgcgttgctgtggctctggcgtaggccggtggctatggctccgattcgacccctagcctgggaacctccatatgccgcaggggcggcccaagaaatagcaaaaagacaaaaaaaaaaaaaaaaaaatggggtgggagggagttcctgtcgaggctcagaggaaacaaatctgactagtatccacgaggacgcaggttagatccctggcctcgctcagggggttaaggatccagcattgccgtgagctgtggtgtagatcagatgaggcttggatctggtgttgttgtggctgtggtgcaggctggcagctacagctctgattcgacccctagcctgggaacctccacatgccattggtgtggccctaaaaagaccaaaaaaaaaaaaaaaaaaaaaaaaaaaaaaaggggtgggatTCTTTAGTTTTTCATATGTCAAAACAGAGCAGATGTTGTAAATTTTACTCTTCACTATATAATGTGCATTGCAAGTAAGATAATAACAACTATTTATGGGGGAACATGATTTGTACCTGTTTTTTGTGAACATGTATCTCTAAAGATTTCTTTTATTACAGCAGTTAGAATCCAGAGACTGTAAACTACTTCATCACTTTCAGAATATTCAGAAAGATTTTTCTGGCAAAAAGAAATCCAGGAATTACTTAATGTTACCTGCaagtgagaaaaaattttaaattagtaagttataatgcaatattttctttataattatacATAATACACCTATTATACACAATACTACTCTATACAACATTATTTAATCCATTGcaaaaaaaatactatgataaTACTTGGTAAAACAAGGACAGAAATATCCTAATATTCTTTAAGTCAAGAAATtcaagttctcattgtggcttagcaggttaaggacctgacattgtctctatgaggctgcaggtgggttaaggatttggcattgctgtaagctgtggtgtaggttgcagatgtggatccactgctgctgtggctgtggtgtagggtggcagctgcccctccgatttgacctctagcctgggaacttccatatgccgcacgagaggctgtaaaaagaaaaaaaaagaaattcaaaatgtcATTGATATAAAAGATCAAAAGGGATCAGGAAAATATTAGCAGTGGTTATTACTTCTGGTGGCTGGAATGATATgtaattttttagtctttttgtattcagaaagaaaaacttattttaagaCAGGAACAAGAAACTATAGCTGAAAGAATTAGATTTAACTAAttcagagataagaaaaaaatctgataatttgtttatatttctttggcCATGGCTTTATCATGTGGAAGTTTTTGGTTTAGGAGGTTGACCTGAGccagtggtgacctgagccagagcagtgacaaagccagatccttaccctgctgtacTACAAGGGAACTTTAATTTGTTCATGTGTTTCATTATGCTTAAGAccattcttaaaatttatttataaattaaacctGTGAAAATCCTCCTAGTCCATTGCAGGCATtcctaaacctttttttttggggggaggaaggaggcccaCCTACTCCTTTGAGAATCTAAATAGTTATGGACTCTCTGACCTGAAA
The Sus scrofa isolate TJ Tabasco breed Duroc chromosome 1, Sscrofa11.1, whole genome shotgun sequence DNA segment above includes these coding regions:
- the LINS1 gene encoding protein Lines homolog 1 isoform X2, producing MDDVSWGLLTASTCSRPEASSDQDCSRTTSSDCSNTLEVQCKHQPSSVHLATLSVAKETVAPLCLKRPSQMSSTREIVLLQLTVIRVMITRILSVETELHAKEKYRDIIKLLLQSSDIDSKLTCMFQNSDKLLSHMAAKCLALLLYFQLKEKVTLSNSWISFCQKNLSEYSESDEVVYSLWILTAVIKEIFRDTCSQKTEILKQFLTPFDTIFEVFYNSLFSQHFENHQDTSKLINSLICFLELLELLIASRIHLKLHFICQRILFLKPSCVLDVITWPVQAFVKRKFIIFIKKCLLCKMGEDVCQGSVPAFMPPDHHFDVDMLALADAVLQAVDLGLLRTLSVHGKPSCFGGDEVQPGCEHVPGPDHVMLRAASLLIIRSLEIKFQNCASAKEMKVDLQRFMFELLTFLKPHLQPSLRSYNLCEWLPRVFIEQDDDMLEAAKASMGVYLKLTRECEATESLTQEKEMWNHHTHENGYNPHCIFLFLLKNIGFDSTVLLDFLISSETCFLEYFVRYLKLLQKDWDNFFTICKYFDVAESKDNINICYHTFSLVQDRSSNQREPSPLAALSSHRNTCARVFWASDASSEPLKQAAMSSKAHTTLQDNSLSPPQAPQSLVDYDSSDDSEDESTNQPLTNSGLTSLHQEAMKKIQDTVGTSRDKKEFSLEPQSRLLVPKEFDTPSPVDCDMTPNNTASEVELSYKTVKCFEELQGAIYRLQKRHLFPYNPTALLKLLKHIETIYNKSMNSL
- the LINS1 gene encoding protein Lines homolog 1 isoform X1, with product MKAFFEVLEQLYNKVLLGATLENDSHDYTFYLNPASSDQDCSRTTSSDCSNTLEVQCKHQPSSVHLATLSVAKETVAPLCLKRPSQMSSTREIVLLQLTVIRVMITRILSVETELHAKEKYRDIIKLLLQSSDIDSKLTCMFQNSDKLLSHMAAKCLALLLYFQLKEKVTLSNSWISFCQKNLSEYSESDEVVYSLWILTAVIKEIFRDTCSQKTEILKQFLTPFDTIFEVFYNSLFSQHFENHQDTSKLINSLICFLELLELLIASRIHLKLHFICQRILFLKPSCVLDVITWPVQAFVKRKFIIFIKKCLLCKMGEDVCQGSVPAFMPPDHHFDVDMLALADAVLQAVDLGLLRTLSVHGKPSCFGGDEVQPGCEHVPGPDHVMLRAASLLIIRSLEIKFQNCASAKEMKVDLQRFMFELLTFLKPHLQPSLRSYNLCEWLPRVFIEQDDDMLEAAKASMGVYLKLTRECEATESLTQEKEMWNHHTHENGYNPHCIFLFLLKNIGFDSTVLLDFLISSETCFLEYFVRYLKLLQKDWDNFFTICKYFDVAESKDNINICYHTFSLVQDRSSNQREPSPLAALSSHRNTCARVFWASDASSEPLKQAAMSSKAHTTLQDNSLSPPQAPQSLVDYDSSDDSEDESTNQPLTNSGLTSLHQEAMKKIQDTVGTSRDKKEFSLEPQSRLLVPKEFDTPSPVDCDMTPNNTASEVELSYKTVKCFEELQGAIYRLQKRHLFPYNPTALLKLLKHIETIYNKSMNSL
- the LINS1 gene encoding protein Lines homolog 1 isoform X3, translating into MSSTREIVLLQLTVIRVMITRILSVETELHAKEKYRDIIKLLLQSSDIDSKLTCMFQNSDKLLSHMAAKCLALLLYFQLKEKVTLSNSWISFCQKNLSEYSESDEVVYSLWILTAVIKEIFRDTCSQKTEILKQFLTPFDTIFEVFYNSLFSQHFENHQDTSKLINSLICFLELLELLIASRIHLKLHFICQRILFLKPSCVLDVITWPVQAFVKRKFIIFIKKCLLCKMGEDVCQGSVPAFMPPDHHFDVDMLALADAVLQAVDLGLLRTLSVHGKPSCFGGDEVQPGCEHVPGPDHVMLRAASLLIIRSLEIKFQNCASAKEMKVDLQRFMFELLTFLKPHLQPSLRSYNLCEWLPRVFIEQDDDMLEAAKASMGVYLKLTRECEATESLTQEKEMWNHHTHENGYNPHCIFLFLLKNIGFDSTVLLDFLISSETCFLEYFVRYLKLLQKDWDNFFTICKYFDVAESKDNINICYHTFSLVQDRSSNQREPSPLAALSSHRNTCARVFWASDASSEPLKQAAMSSKAHTTLQDNSLSPPQAPQSLVDYDSSDDSEDESTNQPLTNSGLTSLHQEAMKKIQDTVGTSRDKKEFSLEPQSRLLVPKEFDTPSPVDCDMTPNNTASEVELSYKTVKCFEELQGAIYRLQKRHLFPYNPTALLKLLKHIETIYNKSMNSL